The genomic stretch GCTGCTTGATGAGGCGACGGGCGACGAGGCCCTGACCGCTGCGCTGGAGCTGCCGGCGGGCCCGGATCTGTTGCAGATGCTCGATGGCCGGCTGACGCTCGCCGGCCTGCTGCAGCCGGTGCCCGGTCTGCTCGGACGTGTGCCCGCCGCCGCCGCCGCACTGGCTTTGCCCCTGCTCGACGATGCGCGTCGCGCATGTCTGGTCGAAGCGCTGCGGGTTCTTCACCGTCATGCCGGTTTCGTGCTGATCCACGCCGGTCAGAGCTCGGCCAGCGACCCGTCGCCCTTTGTGCATGCGGCGCCGCGTCGGCTGCTGGTCGCAGAGGCGAGCGCGAGTGGCGCGACCGAAGCCTATCAAGTCATCAAGCAGCTCGCGGCCGCCGGTGCCGGGTCGCTGCACGTGGCCGTCTGCCGTGCCCGCAACCGGGCCGATGCGGAGCGCTTCTTCACCAGCCTTCAAGGCCTGGTGCGCCGCCATGTCGGCGTGCCGCTGGCATGGCTGGGCGAAATCGAGCGCGACGACATCGCAGAAGGTCTGTCGCAGCCGCAGTCGATGTCCTCGCCGCGCGAGCCGGAGGCCGCGTTCCTGCGTCGTCTCTCGGTGATGGCACGTAGCCGGCCGGCCGGGCAGGTGCGCAGGGAGTGAGTATTGTGATGCCGCTGACCTATCCTGCTAGCAATGCGAACGCCAGTGCGGGAAAATGGACCTCCTTGAACGCGCCTGCGGTCACGCCCGAACGGTCGCGTCGCAAAAGAATACAGGTCCAATGGATGTACGACGCTGACGGACAACTCGATACCGATCACCTGGTGGTGTCCTATGCGCCGCTGGTCAAGCGCATTGCCTATCAGCTCATGGCCAAGCTGCCCGCGAGCGTCGACGTCGAGGATCTGATCCAGAACGGCATGATGGGCTTGCTCGATGCGATCGGCCGTTTCGAGGAAGGGATGGGCGCGCAGTTCGAAACCTACGCGGTACAGCGCATCCGCGGCTCGATGCTCGATGGCCTGCGCGAGAACGACTGGGTGCCGCGCAGCCTGCGCCGCGACATGCGCCGTATCGAATCCGCCATCAACGATCTCGAACAGCAGAACGGTCGCGCACCGAGCGAGACCGAGCTTGCCGAGTCGCTCGGCGTGTCGCTGTCCGAGTACCAGCACATGCTGCAGGAGGCGCGCGGCCACCAGCTCGTCTATTTCGACGACTTTGCCCGCGACGAAGGCGAGGATTTCCTCGAGCGTCATTTTGGCGAACATGAGACCAACCCGCTGGAACTGCTCGAAAGCGCCGACAATCGCGCCAGTCTGGTGCGCGCCATTGAGGCGCTGCCCGAGCGCGAAAAGATGATCATGGCGCTGTACTACGACGAAGAGCTGAACCTGCGCGAGATCGGCGAGGTGCTGGGCGTGACCGAGTCGCGCGTGTGTCAGCTCCACAGCCAGGCCATTGCACGCCTTCGTGTGCAGGTGGTCGGTGCACGCCCGGCCGGCAGCACGCCCGGTGCGCGTCGCGGTCGCCCGCCCAAGAACCCGCCCGCAGGGGCCTGACGGCCACAGGATAGAACCCAATGGATAGCATCAGCCTCGTTGGCATCGCGCTCGGACTGGCCGCCATCCTCGTCGGGCAGGTACTCGAGGGTGGGCACCTGTCCTCGCTGATGCAGCCCACCGCGTTTCTGATCGTGGTTGGCGGCACCGCCGGTGCGGTCATGCTGCAAAGCCCGCTGCGCGTCTTCGTGGATGGCCTCAAGATGGCCAAGTGGGTTTTCGTGCCGCCGATGAGCAGTCACGAGGCCATCATCGAGCAGGTGTCGGCGTGGAGCACGGTTGCACGCAAGGAAGGTCTGCTCGTGCTCGAAGGGCAGATCGAAGGCCTGAACGATCCCTTCATGCAGCGCGGCCTGCAGATGCTGGTCGACGGTGTCGAGCCGGGGCGCCTGCGCGAAGTGCTCGAGGTCGAGATCGATACCTGGGAAGGACAGCTCAAGCAGAAGGCCAAGATCTGGGAAGGCGCCGGCGGTTACGCGCCGACGATCGGGATTCTGGGTGCGGTGCTGGGCCTGATCCACGTCATGGAAAACCTCTCCGATCCGTCCAAGCTCGGCGCCGGCATTGCGGTCGCCTTTGTTGCGACCATCTACGGTGTCGGGCTCGCCAACCTGATCTTTCTGCCGGTCGCCAAGAAGCTGCAGGCCCATATCGGGACCATGGTGTCCCAGCGCGAGATGTTCGTTGATGGTCTGGTGGGCATCGCGAGCGGTGACAATCCGCGGATCGTCGAGAGCCGCATGCAGGGCTACCTGGTCTGACGGGCCACAGCGGAACCCGCCATGGCACGCCGACGCAAGGCTCCTGAAGAACACGAAAACCACGAACGCTGGCTGGTGTCCTATGCCGACTTCATCACCCTGCTGTTTGCGTTCTTTGTCGTGATGTACTCGCTGAGTTCGATCAACGAGGGCAACTACCGGGTGTTGTCGGATTCACTGGTGCAGGCTTTCCGCAGCATCAACGTGAACGAGAGCGGACAGCAGATCATCATGCCGCCGATCGCCGTGGTGACGGGCCCCATTTCGCCGGCCCTGCAGAAACCCAAGATGCAGGCCCCGACCGCCGAAGAGAAGAAAGCCGAGGAGGAACGCCAGCAGAACGCCGCGCGCATGCGCAACATGGCCGAGGAAATCCGGCGTGTGCTCGGGCCGCTGACGCGTGACGGACAGGTCAGTGTGTCCGAAGGGGCGTTTGGCATTACCGTCGAGATCAACGCCAGTCTGTTGTTTGCGCCCGGAGAGGCCGTGCTCGGTGACGAGGCGGTTGCGGCGCTGCGTGCAGTAGCAGGCGTGATTGCGCTGGCGTCGTTCCCGGTGACGATCGAGGGGCACACCGACAACATCCCGATCAGCACCTTCCGCTTCCCCTCAAACTGGGAACTCTCTGCGGTGCGGGCGTCGTCGGTGGTGCGTTTGTTCGTGGATTCGGGGGTGTCGCCCGAACGCCTGACCGCGGCCGGTTATGCCGACCAGCGCCCGGTGGCGGACAACACGACCGAAGAGGGGCGCACGCGCAACCGGCGGGTCGCGATCCTGATCGAATCTCGCGTGGGCGACCCCCCGCCCGAAGCCCCCGGTACGATCCCGGCCAACGACCCGATCCGCTCCATCCTGCCGCCGATCGAGCCCGTCGCGCCGGGCTGATTCGCTTTCCTCAATACATGTTTTCCGGCTTGAGCCGGATTGCGAGCTGCATCCCCTTGCGCGCACGGCGGTGACGCATGGTTTCGCGCTGTGCCGGCTTGAGCGTGACCGACGTCTGCTTGCTGCCGCGGCCGATGCCTTCGACGGTGAGAACCGCGTCGTCGGCAGGTACGGCCACCGCGACCAGGGTCTCGTCTTCGTCCATGCCCATCACGATCACGCCGCGTCCGCCTGACTGCACCTTCATCTCGGCACGCGGGAACACCAGCACACGGCCGCCGGCCGATGCGGCGGCAATCCAGTCGCCCTGCACCCGCGCCGGACGCAGCACGGTTTCGCCCTTTTCCATGGCCATGAAGGCCTTGCCCGCACGCTGGCGGCTGGTGGCGTCGCCCACGCTGCAGATGAAGCCGTAGCTGCCGCTGTTGGCGAAGAAGTAGTTTGCATCCGGCGCGTCGGCCACGACCTGGGCCAGTTTGCCGCCGTCCTGAAACTCCACCAGGGTGGTGATCGGCACGCCGTCACCACGTCCGCCCGGCAGCTCCGCTGCCTTGACGGTATAGGCACGGCCGCGCGTGTCGATGACGACAAGCGGCCAGGTCGTGCGTGTTTCGAGCACGGCAAAGCCGAAGTCGCCCGCCTTGTAGCTGATGGATGCGGGGTCGATACCGTGGCCCTGGCGCGAACGGATCCAGCCGTTTCGGGACAGGATCACCGTAATCGGTTCGTCGGGCACGCTGATCTCGGCCGGGGCAACGGCGGCCACGGTTTCGATCAGGGTGCGGCGGTCGTCGCCGTACTTCTTCGCGTCGTCCTGGATTTCTTTCAGGATGAGCTTGGTCATCGCCGAGCGGTTGTCGAGGATGTGCTGCAGGCCGGCGCGCTCGTCGCGCAGTTCGCCCAGCTCCTTTTCGATCTTGAAGCCTTCCAGGCGTGCGAGCTGGCGCAGGCGGATTTCGAGGATGTCCTCGGCCTGGATGTCGGTGAGGCCGAAGGCGGCAATCAGCGCGGGCTTCGGTTCGTCCGATTCGCGGATGACGCGGATCACTTCCTCGATGTGGATGAAGGCGATCATGCGGCCTTCGAGGATGTGGATCCGACGATCCACTTCGTCCAGCCGGTGCCGGGTGCGGCGCTCGACGGTGACGTAGCGGAAGTCGATCCACTCGCGCAGCACCTGCACCAGGTTCTTCTGCTGCGGCCGGCCGTCGCGGCCGATCATGGTCATGTTGACCGAAACCGAGGTCTCGAGGCTGGTGTGTGCCAGCAGCACCGCCATGAATTCGTCGCGGCTCTGGCGGCTGGAACGTGGCTCGAGCACGATGCGGATCGGCGACTTGTCGCTCGATTCGTCGCGCACGGTTTCCACCGCACCCAGCACCAGCTGCTTGAGGTTCTTCTGCTCCTGGCTGACTTCCTTCTTGCCCGAGCGCGGCTGCGGGTTGGTCAGGGTTTCGATCTCGGCCAGTACCTGGGAGGCCGAAACACCGTGCGGCAGCTGTTCGACGATCACCCGCCACTGGCCACGGGCAAGCTCCTCGATGCGCCAGCGTGCGCGCATGCGCAGGCTGCCACGACCGCCGGTGTAGGCGTCGCGGATCGCCTCGGGCGAGGAGATGAGCTGGCCGCCGCCGGGGAAGTCCGGTCCCGGCATGCGCTCGAGCACGTCTTCTAGCCCGGCCTCCGGGTTGCGGATCAGATGACAGGTGGCCTCGGCCACTTCACGCAGGTTGTGCGGCGGAATCTCGGTGGCCATGCCGACCGCGATGCCCGATGCGCCGTTGAGCAGCACGAAAGGCAGGCGCGCCGGCAGCAGTTGCGGTTCTTCGAAGGCGCCGTCGTAGTTGGGGATGAAATCCACCGTGCCGCGGTCGATCTCGGACAGCAGCAGTTCGGCGATCGGGGTCAGGCGGCATTCGGTGTAGCGCATTGCCGCGGCGGAGTCGCCGTCGCGCGAGCCGAAGTTGCCCTGGCCGTCGACCAGCGGATAGCGCAGGGAAAAGTCCTGTGCCACCCGCACCATGGCGTCGTACACCGAGGTGTCGCCGTGGGGATGGTACTTACCGATCACATCGCCGACCACGCGCGCCGACTTCACATGCTTTGACGTCGACGACAGCCGCATCTCGCTCATGGCGTAAAGAATGCGGCGCTGCACCGGCTTCATGCCGTCCTCGACCTGAGGCAGGGCGCGCGACTTCACCACGCTCATCGCATAGGCGAGATAGGCGCGCTCGGCATAGTGGTCGAGGGCGAGGGTGCCGTCGTCAACAGGAGGCTGGTCTGCCGGAGGCAGGGCGGCGGAATCGCCGAACGGATTGGATATGTCGTTGCTCATCGGGAGTAGGCCAGGATCAGGCGGATATCCCGGCGACGGGCCGGAAAGGGGGCGATCTTAACCCGTCAGGGGCATTCGGCGCGAGCCGATCTTCCCGCGAACTCGTGAGAGACACGACGTCGGGCGCTGCCTTGTCGCAATTCCGACTCAGTCGGCGGCCTCATCGGCATCGCCATCAAGCAGGGCCGAGATCACCGAGTGGCCGACGCCGTCTTCCGGGTCGAGAACCTGCAGACGGGCGACGATGTGGCGACTGGCCTCGGGGTTGCCCCGGCGCTGTGCAAGCTGAAGGATGTGTTTTCGCGCTACTAGCGCATGGGAAGCTGCGTGGGTGCCCAGTATGCCCAGCCAGGCGTACTCCTCATGCACGTAACGTCGGCGTTCGAGTGAACGCAAGACCTCGATGTCGCGAAGGTTCCTTTGGTGAAATGTGGGGCCTGGCTTAGCGGGAAAATCTCATCTTCGCGTTCGCGCAAGCCGGTGGAGTGCATTTGCCGCAGACCAAGTGTGTGCAGTCTGCGGCAACTGTTCCACGGTTAGCGCAGAGGCGCGATGCCGAAAGTCAGATATCCGCTTCGACCGAGTCGCCCTTTTCTTCCATCCACGCGCGGCGCCCGGAGGCTTCGCCCTTGCCCATCAGCAGGGTGAACATCTTCAGCGTGTCGTCGAAAGCGCCAGCGCGCACGTGCACCGGCAACACGCGGCGGGTGGCCGGGTCCATGGTGGTTTCGCGCAGCTGATCGGGGTTCATCTCGCCCAGGCCCTTGAATCGGCCGATCTCGATAGCCTCGGGCTTGAAGCCTTCCGCGGCGAGGCGGTCGCGCATCGCGCTCAGTTCGCCTTCGTCCAGCGCGTAAAGGCGACGGGGCGGGCGCTTCTTGCCCTGGGCGGGTACGTCCACCCGGTACAGCGGCGGCTGCGCGACATAGACGTGGCCATGTTCGATCAGCTTGGGGAAGTGGCGGAAGAACAGGGTCAGCAGCAGGGTCTGGATGTGGGCGCCGTCGACGTCCGCGTCGGACATGATGACGATCTTGCCGTAGCGCAGTCCGCTGAGATCAGGGGTGCTGTCAGGGCGGTGTGCATCCACGCCGAGTGCGACGGCAATGTCGTGAATCTCGGCATTGGCCAGGATGCGGTCGGGGTCGATCTCCCATGCGTTCTGCACCTTGCCGCGCAGCGGCAGGATGGCCTGGGTTTCCTTGTTGCGCGCCATCTTGGCCGAGCCGCCGGCGGAGTCGCCCTCGACCAGGAAGAGTTCGTTGTGCGCGATATCCTCTGACTCGCAGTCGGAGAGCTTGCCCGGCAGTACGGCCACGCCTGAAGTCTTCCGCTTTTCGACTTTCTGCGCGCTCTTCTGCCGCGACAAGGCCTGTTTGATCGACAGCTCTGCAATCGCCTTGCCGGCTTCGACGTGATTGTTGAGCCAGATCTCGAAGGGGTCGCGGATTTGGCTGGAGACGAGCTTCACCGCTTCGCGCGAGTTGAGCTTTTCCTTCACCTGGCCCTGAAACTGCGGGTCGAGCAGACGCGCCGAGAGCACGAAGCTCATGCGCCCGCACACGTCCTCCTGCTGCAGTTTCACGCCGCGCGGCAGCAGGGTGTGATGGTCGATGAAGGATTTCATCGCCTCGAACACCCCGGCGCGCAGGCCGGATTCATGGGTGCCGCCATTGACGGTCGGAATCAGGTTGACGTAGGACTCGCTCGGGACGGCGGATTCGAACCAGGCCAGCGCCCAGCTCGCGCCCTCGCCCGGTGCAAAGCTGGTGTCGTCCTTGCCGGCGTATTTTTCGCCAGTGAAGATCGGCGCCACCGGCTCAATATCACCCGATACCTCGTTGAGATAGCCTGCGAGGCCTTCCGGGTAGGACCAGGTCTTGGTCAGCATCGGCCCGTTAGCCTGCTCGATGTCCAGTCGCACGGCAACGCCCGACAACAGGACTGCCTTGGAGCGCAGCAGGCGCTCGAGTTCGTTCATCGGCACGCGGGGCGACTCGAAATACTTCGGGTCAGGCCACACGCGCACGCGGGTTCCGGTCTGACGCCCGCATTCGCCTTCGATGCGCACCGGGCTGATGGTTTCGCCGCCGTCGGAGAAGTCGATGCGGTGGATCTTGCCGTCGCGCTTTACTTCCACCTCGATGCGGGTGGACAGCGCATTGGTGACCGAGACGCCCACACCGTGCAGGCCGCCAGAGAACGCATAGGCCGAATTACCTTCGCGCTTGTCGAACTTGCCGCCGGCGTGCAGCCGGGTGTACGCCAGCACGACCACCGGCACGCCTTCGACCGGGTGCAGGCCGACCGGGATGCCGCGACCGTCGTCGGCCACCATGACCGAGCCGTCGAGATGCAGGGTGACGTGAATCTTTTTCGCAAAGCCGGCCAGTGCCTCATCGGCAGCGTTGTCGATGACTTCCTGAATGATGTGGGTGGGGCTGTCTGTCCGGGTGTACATACCCGGGCGCTCGCGCACCGGCTCGAGTCCCTTGAGAACGCGAAAGGAGGATTCGTCGTATTGCGTGCCAGCCATGACGGGCCCTGAAATTTCCGGAAGGGCGCAAGGATAGCAGAGACGAAGAGCCGTTCAATGGTGCTTCAGTTTTCAAAGGGGTCAGAGTCGTTTGATCGAGGGCGATCAAACGACTCTGACCCCTTTGAAATATTCCTTGGAGCTGTCAGGCGCTGCCGAGGATGCGGCCGCCGCCCGAGGGGCGCGACTGGCCGTCGGCGTCGTACAGTTGCGGATGGTTCGCGGCGGAGAGCAGGACCGAGAGTGCGGCCTGATTGTGCTGCATGCGTTCGTTGATGAGCTTGCCGTTGAGTTCGTTGCGTGTGCGGGCCTCACGGGCGAGTTCGATGACCTCGTCCCAGCGTGCCAGCACACGCGGAAGCTGAGCACACACCTGCCGGATCGACGCATCCTTGTTGGGCAGGCCGAGGCGGCCGAGCAGCAAGGCACGGTCGTCGTGCAGGCGTTGGAGCTGCCGGTAGCGCTCGGTCTTGGTGGTGGTGAGCGCGAGCAGCCCCTCAGTATCGCCGCTCACGAGCAGGGCTTCTTCGCGCTGGAGATGGTCGAGGAATTCCCTCAGCTGAATCGCTTCAGCTTCGATCAGGAGCGCGATGCGCTGTATTTCAGCGGGTCCGGGTGTCTGCATTCGCGAAGTCTAGCGCGAAACCGCTCAGCTGCCTGCCTGCCCGTCGAGGAGGTCGCGCACGCTGTCGATCAGGCCGTCGGCGATACGGTTGGCGTCGATCGTGAAGCGGCCTTCACTGATGGCGAGCTTGATCTCTTCCACACGACTCTTGTCCGAGACCGGGGTGTTGGCCATCGCGGTTTCGGCTTTCTGCATGCTCGAGGACAGCGACGAAAGTTCGACCTTGTCGCCCCCGGCTGGCGGCGGTGTGCCCGCTGCGGGTTTGGGCCTTGCGTCCGCTGTCTGTACCGACCCAAGCGGCTTGCCCGTGCTTTCGATCTTCATGGTGAAGCTCCAGATGAAACTTGTCTGAGTGTTAGATCGGCAGGTCTGCCGAAAACTTTAGGCCATTTAACACATTGTCAGTGCGACGGCCCCGCACCCGAGTCTGCCTTGTCGCGCTTCCGGTTCAGAAGCCGACCTCGACGTTGCCATCGGTCGTGGCAGTACCGGTGATCACCTGGTTGTTGGGCATGCGCACGCGCACGCTCTCGCCCGGCGCGGCGGTGTTCATGGCGCGGCCTTCGCTGGAAACCTGAAAGCCTTCCCCGCGGCTGATGACCTTCACGTTCTGCCCCTGCTTGACTGCAGCCGGGATGCGCAGCATGTCGCCGCGAACCGGATTGCCGCTGGCGAGCGCATAGCGAGTGCGATGGCCGACCACCTGCGCCGGGTCGGTCAGCGTGTTGTCGGGCAGGGCGGTCAGGTCGCCGTTCCGTCGTGTGATATCTGCCGGGCCGACAATCTGGCCGGCGCGCAGCGGGCGGGCGGTGACCAGGTAGTCGTTGATCACCGCGACACGTGCCTGCAGGTACACCTGCCACGTTACCGGCGATTCGCAACGCACGCCGACGCTGATCGAACCCCAGGGGCGAGTGCCGCCCGGGATGAAGGCTTCGAGTTGGGCGCAGGGCGGGAGCTGGTTGCGTGCATCGAGCGCGCTGATCTGCAGCTCGACGCGACCGGGCAGGCCGCGTGTCTCAAGCTCCAGCAGTTGCTGCGCCACGGCCGTCACCGGTGCAGGTGGCTGTTGAGCGTGCAGCGGCGACGCGGACAGCACGAGGCCGAATGCAGTCAGGGCGCAGGCGTGGCGTCGTTTGGCGGGAGGTGGAATCTTCATGCCGCGATTGCAGCACGTCGCTTGCACGCAGGCAACTGCAATCGCCGGCAAGTTCTGCCGTGTGCCGGCAGCATGCGCCGGATAGCGGTGAAATTGGCCGGACTTTTCCGGTCTTATCTGCGCCAGGGCCTTGATTGCAGGGGGCTACCATCGGTGGCATGGAAGGTGCAATGCAGGCAGTGAACGCATATTCCCGTTGCGCTTGCAGCGACAACCCAGTTTCCGAGGTGATGAGATGAGAACCCAGCTAGATCGACAGATGCAGATTCACCAGTCCGCACTGAATCTTCAGGCCCAGCGTCAGCAACTGCTGGCATCCAACATCGCCAATGCGGATACCCCGAACTACAAGGCCCGCGACATCGACTTTCGTGAGGCTCTCAAAGGTGCTGTGGGTGGCCGTATGGGCCCGCTGGCGCTGAGTACGACTAGCAGCGGGCACATTGCCGCCAGCAGCGGGAGTGCACTCGACGGACTGGCCAAGTATCGCACCGAGCTTCAGTCCAGCGTTGACGGGAACACGGTGAACATGGACGTGGAGCGCGCGGCTTTCGCCGAGAACGCCATTCACTACGAGGCCAGCATCACCTTCATCAACGGCTTGTTGCGCTCGATGCAGACGGCCATCAGCGGCCAGTAAGTACACGCTAAGGGAGGCGGATCATGAGCATTTTCAACGTATTCACGATCGCAGGTTCGGCGCTCAGCGCACAGTCGATGCGGCTCAATACCACCGCCTCCAACCTTGCCAACGCCGACAGCGTCGTGGGCGAGGATGGTCAGCCCTACCGTGCCAAGCAGGTTGTTTTTGCCGCACGGCCGGTGGCCGGGGAAGGCTCGGTGGGCGTGCAGGTTACCGGCGTGGTCGAGAGTGCCGCGCCGATGCGCATGGTGTATGAGCCTGCAAACCCCGCAGCCAACGGGGAGGGCTATGTCGAGATGCCCAATGTGAATGTGGTCGAGGAGATGGTGAACATGATTTCGGCCTCGCGCTCCTACCAGAACAACGCCGAAGTGATGAACACGGCACGAACCTTGCTGCAGCGTACCTTGCAGATTGGTCAGTAAGCGCTGACCGGCAATCTATGCCGCAACAGCCAGGAGAATGAAATGAGCACCGTCACTTCAAGCACACAGACCGCACAGGACATCCTGAGCAATCTCGCGCGCACGGATACTTCGGCTGACAGCGTGGCGGCAGATAGCCGGCTCCAGTTCCTCACCCTGCTGACGACGCAGCTGAAGAATCAGGATCCGATGAATCCGATGGAAAACGCCGAGCTCACGTCGCAACTGGCACAGTTGAGCACGGTGGAGGGCATCGAGAAGCTCAATACCCTGATGGGGCAGTTGCTGGATTCGCAGTCTTCCGGCGAAAGCCTGCAAGCCGCATCGCTGGTGGGGCGCGGCGTGCTGGTCGAGGGCAAGGGCCTGCAGCTCACCGAAGCAGGCGCTGTTGGCGGCTTCGAGCTCGACGGCCCGGCCGACAGCGTGGTGCTCTCAATCAAGGATTCGTCCGGTCTCGAGGTGGCGTCCGTCACCGTCACCGATGTGGCTGCAGGCAGCCAGAACTTCATCTGGGACGGTACGGCCACCGATGGCAGTCGTGCAGCGGATGGCAAATACACGGTGAGCGTCACCGCGACGCAGGGCGAAAGTAACGTCGTTGCACGCACGCTCGAATTCGGCTCCGTCAGCAGCGTGATTCGTGGCGCCAGTAGCACCGATCTTCAGGTCGGGTCACTGGGCATCTTCAAAGTTGCCGACATCAAGCAAATTCTCTGATCCGGAGTAAAGATCATGGCATTCCAGCAAGGTTTGAGCGGGTTGAACGCGTCCTCCAAGGCGCTTGACGTAATTTCCAACAACATTGCCAACAGCAGCACGGTGGGATTTAAGTCGAGCAGGACGATCTTTGCCGATGCGTACGCGTCGGCAATGGCGGGCGGTAGCTCGTCCCAGCAGATCGGTATCGGTACATACGTGGGTGCGGTGTCGCAATCCTTCACTCAGGGTGGTCTGACTTCAACCAGCAACCCGCTCGATATCGCCATCAGTGGCAACGGCTTTTTCCGGCTCGAGAGGACGGATGGCTCGATTGCCTATTCGCGTAACGGTCAGTTCGACGTCGACAAGAACGGCTACATCGTCAATGCCGGCGGCGACATGGTGACCGGGTATGCGGGCACGACCACGGGTGGAACGACAGTTTTCGCCGGCGTGCCGTCGGTGTTGCAGATCGATACGTCGAACGTCAGTCCGAACGAAACCACCACGGCGTCAGTGGGACTCAACCTCGATTCCACTGCCCATAATCCGCTGAATCAGACCCCGGTTGGCAGCGATATCAACAGTTTTCTCAGCGCCACGACCATTCCGGTCGACAGCTACAACTACACGACCTCGATGACCGTGTACGACAGTCTGGGCAATGGCTCGCTGATGAGCCTGTTCTTTGTCCGCGATCCGGACGTGGGCGGCGTGGCCCCGAATACCTGGAATGTCTATGGCCGCTTGAGCAACGATGTCATTCCCGATACGACCGATCCGGCGCTTTCGACGGGCAAGCCGCTCGAGAATCTCGGGTCGATTGCGTTCACGGCTTTCGGCGTGCCCGATACGACGGTGGCCGGCAATGGCGTGTTTTCCCTTACGCGGACGGCGGCAGAGCTTGCAACCGG from Parazoarcus communis encodes the following:
- a CDS encoding MinD/ParA family ATP-binding protein — protein: MIDGREDQAAGLRRLFRNAPPGVVALYATGRYRTHNAVRAAHRIAGHAHRVLLLDEATGDEALTAALELPAGPDLLQMLDGRLTLAGLLQPVPGLLGRVPAAAAALALPLLDDARRACLVEALRVLHRHAGFVLIHAGQSSASDPSPFVHAAPRRLLVAEASASGATEAYQVIKQLAAAGAGSLHVAVCRARNRADAERFFTSLQGLVRRHVGVPLAWLGEIERDDIAEGLSQPQSMSSPREPEAAFLRRLSVMARSRPAGQVRRE
- a CDS encoding RNA polymerase sigma factor FliA — translated: MYDADGQLDTDHLVVSYAPLVKRIAYQLMAKLPASVDVEDLIQNGMMGLLDAIGRFEEGMGAQFETYAVQRIRGSMLDGLRENDWVPRSLRRDMRRIESAINDLEQQNGRAPSETELAESLGVSLSEYQHMLQEARGHQLVYFDDFARDEGEDFLERHFGEHETNPLELLESADNRASLVRAIEALPEREKMIMALYYDEELNLREIGEVLGVTESRVCQLHSQAIARLRVQVVGARPAGSTPGARRGRPPKNPPAGA
- a CDS encoding flagellar motor protein, which gives rise to MDSISLVGIALGLAAILVGQVLEGGHLSSLMQPTAFLIVVGGTAGAVMLQSPLRVFVDGLKMAKWVFVPPMSSHEAIIEQVSAWSTVARKEGLLVLEGQIEGLNDPFMQRGLQMLVDGVEPGRLREVLEVEIDTWEGQLKQKAKIWEGAGGYAPTIGILGAVLGLIHVMENLSDPSKLGAGIAVAFVATIYGVGLANLIFLPVAKKLQAHIGTMVSQREMFVDGLVGIASGDNPRIVESRMQGYLV
- the motD gene encoding flagellar motor protein MotD, which codes for MARRRKAPEEHENHERWLVSYADFITLLFAFFVVMYSLSSINEGNYRVLSDSLVQAFRSINVNESGQQIIMPPIAVVTGPISPALQKPKMQAPTAEEKKAEEERQQNAARMRNMAEEIRRVLGPLTRDGQVSVSEGAFGITVEINASLLFAPGEAVLGDEAVAALRAVAGVIALASFPVTIEGHTDNIPISTFRFPSNWELSAVRASSVVRLFVDSGVSPERLTAAGYADQRPVADNTTEEGRTRNRRVAILIESRVGDPPPEAPGTIPANDPIRSILPPIEPVAPG
- the parC gene encoding DNA topoisomerase IV subunit A; its protein translation is MSNDISNPFGDSAALPPADQPPVDDGTLALDHYAERAYLAYAMSVVKSRALPQVEDGMKPVQRRILYAMSEMRLSSTSKHVKSARVVGDVIGKYHPHGDTSVYDAMVRVAQDFSLRYPLVDGQGNFGSRDGDSAAAMRYTECRLTPIAELLLSEIDRGTVDFIPNYDGAFEEPQLLPARLPFVLLNGASGIAVGMATEIPPHNLREVAEATCHLIRNPEAGLEDVLERMPGPDFPGGGQLISSPEAIRDAYTGGRGSLRMRARWRIEELARGQWRVIVEQLPHGVSASQVLAEIETLTNPQPRSGKKEVSQEQKNLKQLVLGAVETVRDESSDKSPIRIVLEPRSSRQSRDEFMAVLLAHTSLETSVSVNMTMIGRDGRPQQKNLVQVLREWIDFRYVTVERRTRHRLDEVDRRIHILEGRMIAFIHIEEVIRVIRESDEPKPALIAAFGLTDIQAEDILEIRLRQLARLEGFKIEKELGELRDERAGLQHILDNRSAMTKLILKEIQDDAKKYGDDRRTLIETVAAVAPAEISVPDEPITVILSRNGWIRSRQGHGIDPASISYKAGDFGFAVLETRTTWPLVVIDTRGRAYTVKAAELPGGRGDGVPITTLVEFQDGGKLAQVVADAPDANYFFANSGSYGFICSVGDATSRQRAGKAFMAMEKGETVLRPARVQGDWIAAASAGGRVLVFPRAEMKVQSGGRGVIVMGMDEDETLVAVAVPADDAVLTVEGIGRGSKQTSVTLKPAQRETMRHRRARKGMQLAIRLKPENMY
- a CDS encoding DNA topoisomerase IV subunit B — translated: MAGTQYDESSFRVLKGLEPVRERPGMYTRTDSPTHIIQEVIDNAADEALAGFAKKIHVTLHLDGSVMVADDGRGIPVGLHPVEGVPVVVLAYTRLHAGGKFDKREGNSAYAFSGGLHGVGVSVTNALSTRIEVEVKRDGKIHRIDFSDGGETISPVRIEGECGRQTGTRVRVWPDPKYFESPRVPMNELERLLRSKAVLLSGVAVRLDIEQANGPMLTKTWSYPEGLAGYLNEVSGDIEPVAPIFTGEKYAGKDDTSFAPGEGASWALAWFESAVPSESYVNLIPTVNGGTHESGLRAGVFEAMKSFIDHHTLLPRGVKLQQEDVCGRMSFVLSARLLDPQFQGQVKEKLNSREAVKLVSSQIRDPFEIWLNNHVEAGKAIAELSIKQALSRQKSAQKVEKRKTSGVAVLPGKLSDCESEDIAHNELFLVEGDSAGGSAKMARNKETQAILPLRGKVQNAWEIDPDRILANAEIHDIAVALGVDAHRPDSTPDLSGLRYGKIVIMSDADVDGAHIQTLLLTLFFRHFPKLIEHGHVYVAQPPLYRVDVPAQGKKRPPRRLYALDEGELSAMRDRLAAEGFKPEAIEIGRFKGLGEMNPDQLRETTMDPATRRVLPVHVRAGAFDDTLKMFTLLMGKGEASGRRAWMEEKGDSVEADI
- a CDS encoding flagella synthesis protein FlgN, with product MQTPGPAEIQRIALLIEAEAIQLREFLDHLQREEALLVSGDTEGLLALTTTKTERYRQLQRLHDDRALLLGRLGLPNKDASIRQVCAQLPRVLARWDEVIELAREARTRNELNGKLINERMQHNQAALSVLLSAANHPQLYDADGQSRPSGGGRILGSA
- the flgM gene encoding flagellar biosynthesis anti-sigma factor FlgM, which codes for MKIESTGKPLGSVQTADARPKPAAGTPPPAGGDKVELSSLSSSMQKAETAMANTPVSDKSRVEEIKLAISEGRFTIDANRIADGLIDSVRDLLDGQAGS
- the flgA gene encoding flagellar basal body P-ring formation chaperone FlgA yields the protein MKIPPPAKRRHACALTAFGLVLSASPLHAQQPPAPVTAVAQQLLELETRGLPGRVELQISALDARNQLPPCAQLEAFIPGGTRPWGSISVGVRCESPVTWQVYLQARVAVINDYLVTARPLRAGQIVGPADITRRNGDLTALPDNTLTDPAQVVGHRTRYALASGNPVRGDMLRIPAAVKQGQNVKVISRGEGFQVSSEGRAMNTAAPGESVRVRMPNNQVITGTATTDGNVEVGF